A genomic region of Echeneis naucrates chromosome 24, fEcheNa1.1, whole genome shotgun sequence contains the following coding sequences:
- the zbtb25 gene encoding zinc finger and BTB domain-containing protein 25 isoform X1 has protein sequence MTFPFEYRESRMEVRSDQTTPEKYKAFLLRSPEVHTDRVMEVSSHSLFLLQQLNVQREFGFLCDCTVAIGNVYFKAHRAVLAAFSNYFKMIFIHQSSECIKIQPTDIQPDVFSYLLHIMYTGLCPKQPVDQGRLQDGIKFLHAYQLCRKPDEGAADATSDVVRMSNLYGIQISSQLANKEGPGVPKTTTVSRGAPEDGRSSGRGGRSHTQLSLTVGLEGVPSDRQASALRNVCSVASGDDSDISTRIKQERVEEEEGEDGEEGPGAGSPSPAQGSSPSRSLFKDRPLVLLCPRCGERCSSPEGLREHLFSHALNPARLMEGLSHTGVEEGPAAGQEQLDAGCLEEALRQSQVLANQLAAELRRSRGGGESSPTPAILHSRKRKIACAVCSLRFSHKSQLQEHMYTHTGKPSRYHRYNRLCSQLFQASAHFCEGTTEPGGGGGVSAGSAALSEEANRDTQDNGSSCYSLDSEISQESVDGMPVE, from the exons ATGACGTTTCCGTTTGAGTACCGTGAGTCTCGGATGGAGGTCCGGTCCGATCAGACGACACCTGAAAAATACAAGGCATTTTTACTACGGTCACCTGAAGTACACACAG ATCGGGTCATGGAGGTGTCGTCTCACAgcctcttcctgctgcagcagctcaacGTTCAGAGAGAGTTTGGCTTCCTGTGCGACTGTACCGTTGCCATTGGAAACGTCTACTTCAAAGCTCATCGCGCCGTGTTGGCTGCGTTCTCCAACTACTTCAAGATGATCTTCATCCACCAGTCCAG CGAGTGTATAAAGATCCAGCCCACCGACATCCAGCCGGATGTTTTCAGCTACCTGCTGCACATCATGTACACCGGCCTGTGTCCCAAACAGCCAGTGGACCAGGGACGCCTGCAGGATGGCATCAAGTTCCTCCACGCCTACCAGCTGTGCCGCAAACCAGATGAGGGCGCTGCCGATGCCACGTCCGATGTGGTGCGCATGTCCAACTTGTATGGCATCCAGATCTCCTCGCAGCTAGCCAACAAGGAGGGGCCCGGCGTCCCCAAGACCACAACTGTGTCACGTGGCGCTCCCGAGGACGGTCGTTCCTCTGGTCGGGGGGGGCGGTCTCACACGCAGCTGTCTCTCACCGTTGGACTGGAGGGGGTCCCATCAGACCGTCAGGCCTCAGCCCTACGCAACGTCTGCTCAGTGGCATCTGGAGACGACTCGGACATCTCAACTCGCATCAAGCaggagagggtggaggaggaggagggggaggacgGCGAGGAGGGTCCAGGGGCAGGGTCTCCTTCTCCGGCTCAGGGCAGCAGTCCCAGTCGGAGTCTCTTTAAAGACCGGCCCCTGGTCCTGCTGTGCCCCCGCTGCGGCGAGCGATGCTCATCGCCTGAGGGCCTGCGGGAGCACCTGTTCAGCCACGCCCTCAACCCTGCCCGCCTGATGGAGGGGCTGTCACACACTGGTGTGGAGGAGGGGCCGGCAGCTGGCCAAGAGCAGCTTGACGCAGGATGTTTAGAGGAGGCGCTCAGGCAGAGCCAGGTGTTGGCCAATCAACTGGCtgctgagctgaggaggagtcGGGGAGGCGGGGAGAGCAGCCCCACTCCTGCCATCTTACATTCCCGTAAACGGAAGATCGCCTGCGCCGTCTGCAGCCTTCGCTTCTCCCACAAGAGCCAGCTGCAGGAGCACATGTACACCCACACTGGCAAACCGTCACGCTACCACCGCTACAACCGCCTCTGCAGCCAGCTCTTTCAGGCCTCCGCCCACTTCTGCGAGGGCACCACAGAACCAGGAGGAGGGGGCGGAGTCTCGGCCGGCAGTGCTGCACTCTCAGAGGAGGCCAACAGGGACACTCAAGACAACGGAAGCTCCTGCTACTCGCTGGACTCTGAGATCTCCCAGGAGAGCGTTGACGGTATGCCTGTGGAGTGA
- the zbtb1 gene encoding zinc finger and BTB domain-containing protein 1, with translation MARPSHSDHVLQQLNNQREWGFLCDCLIAIGDIYFRAHKAVLAACSSYFRMMFIRDQQGAGRLDLSNMQISAECFDLILQLMYLGRIVVGSYEFDELKASMAYLQMYYIPDSLEDLRDIRSSNLTPSSSASSSSSSSSSTGPTGGKMMFGVRMYEQQRPATAEVERLPKPVNSAARPPVPATVPRPAVEEMVNTPLMVAPPAVDGAVEQPCDLRKRSSGRSSTLKDRPRFGRTYTCDDCGFVFSCEKLLIEHILTCTNRKAYHPPRGNVEGDNDSSKAESSASESTEEHRVVCKGEEDWPDARADSELAIRSVAAGTDGEPGSTRSISIKTEREENMFPEIEVVRVGEHAARDCSTRFSDVTRKDMPREKTGSDREPEPGVSGMENSDAFEGHMSSSDDSGIPAKLRKVKDEKLDSDCAPCELCGALLTEEDKSAHYLSNHMGHICACGRCGQVLIKGRQLQEHAERCGESHGAESDSHGEDEASLLEEPQGIEEGMLEAADLACPHCGLLFQNENLALEHALSCHDQELFRPVLLEEGAEPDHRRKHFCSICGKGFYQRCHLREHYTVHTKEKQFTCQTCGKQFLRERQLRLHTDMHKGMARYVCPVCDQGTFLKHDHVRHMISHLSAGETICQVCFQIFPGGEQLEKHMDVHLYICGVCGEKFRLRKDMRSHYNSKHTKRL, from the coding sequence ATGGCGAGGCCGAGCCACAGCGATCACGTGCTCCAGCAGCTCAACAACCAGCGAGAGTGGGGCTTCCTGTGCGACTGCCTCATCGCCATTGGTGATATTTACTTCAGGGCGCACAAGGCTGTCCTGGCGGCTTGCAGCTCCTACTTCAGGATGATGTTCATCCGggaccagcagggggcggggCGTCTCGATCTCAGCAACATGCAGATCAGCGCCGAGTGCTTCGACCTTATCCTGCAGCTAATGTACCTTGGACGCATCGTCGTGGGGAGCTATGAATTCGATGAGCTCAAAGCGTCCATGGCATACCTGCAGATGTACTACATCCCGGACTCACTGGAGGATCTAAGAGACATCAGGAGTTCCAACCTcaccccgtcctcctccgcctcctcttcatcctcatccagctcctccactggCCCCACTGGTGGGAAAATGATGTTTGGAGTACGCATGTATGAGCAGCAGAGGCCTGCCACAGCTGAAGTGGAGCGTTTACCGAAACCTGTTAACAGTGCCGCACGTCCACCTGTTCCTGCAACCGTCCCCAGGCCGGCTGTGGAGGAGATGGTGAACACTCCCCTCATGGTGGCACCACCGGCTGTGGATGGAGCAGTGGAGCAGCCGTGTGACTTGAGAAAGAGGTCCAGCGGTAGAAGTTCAACTCTGAAAGATCGTCCTCGCTTTGGCCGAACCTACACCTGTGACGACTGCggctttgtcttcagctgtGAGAAGCTTTTAATTGAGCACATTCTGACTTGCACGAACAGGAAGGCCTACCATCCTCCCAGAGGTAATGTCGAAGGTGATAACGACTCAAGTAAAGCTGAAAGCTCTGCGTCAGAGAGCACAGAGGAACACAGGGTTGTCTGTAAAGGCGAGGAAGATTGGCCCGACGCCAGGGCCGACTCCGAGCTCGCCATCAGGTCGGTTGCGGCGGGGACGGACGGTGAGCCTGGGTCCACAAGAAGCATTTCCATCAAGACTGAACGAGAAGAAAATATGTTTCCTGAGATTGAGGTGGTTCGTGTCGGTGAGCATGCAGCTAGAGACTGTAGCACACGGTTTAGTGATGTCACACGTAAAGACATGCCAAGGGAGAAAACAGGGTCAGACCGTGAACCAGAACCTGGAGTCTCAGGGATGGAAAACAGTGACGCTTTTGAAGGCCACATGTCCAGCAGTGATGATTCTGGGATTCCTGCAAAGCTTCGTAAAGTCAAGGATGAGAAGCTAGACAGTGACTGCGCCCCCTGTGAACTGTGCGGTGCTCTGTTAACTGAGGAGGACAAGTCGGCCCACTACCTGTCCAACCACATGGGCCACATATGTGCCTGTGGACGGTGCGGCCAGGTGCTTATCAAAGGCCGACAGCTCCAGGAGCACGCTGAACGTTGTGGAGAATCTCACGGCGCTGAGTCAGACTCCCATGGAGAGGACGAGGCCTCCCTGCTGGAGGAGCCTCAGGGGATAGAGGAGGGCATGCTTGAGGCTGCCGACCTGGCCTGCCCTCACTGTGGCCTGCTGTTCCAGAACGAGAACCTGGCTCTGGAGCACGCCTTGTCCTGCCATGACCAGGAGCTGTTCCGCCcggtgctgctggaggagggagCAGAGCCGGATCACCGCCGcaaacatttctgcagcatcTGTGGCAAAGGCTTCTACCAGCGCTGCCATCTACGTGAACACTACACCGTCCACACCAAGGAGAAGCAGTTCACCTGCCAGACCTGTGGGAAGCAGTTCCTGCGGGAGCGCCAACTCAGGCTGCACACTGACATGCACAAGGGCATGGCACGCTACGTGTGCCCAGTCTGCGACCAGGGAACCTTCCTCAAACATGACCACGTTCGACACATGATCTCCCACCTGTCCGCCGGGGAAACCATCTGCCAGGTGTGCTTCCAGATCTTCCCCGGTGGGGAGCAGCTGGAGAAGCACATGGATGTCCACCTGTACATCTGTGGCGTCTGTGGAGAGAAGTTCCGCCTCCGTAAAGACATGAGGAGCCACTATAACTCCAAACACACCAAGAGACTATAG
- the zbtb25 gene encoding zinc finger and BTB domain-containing protein 25 isoform X2, translating into MEVSSHSLFLLQQLNVQREFGFLCDCTVAIGNVYFKAHRAVLAAFSNYFKMIFIHQSSECIKIQPTDIQPDVFSYLLHIMYTGLCPKQPVDQGRLQDGIKFLHAYQLCRKPDEGAADATSDVVRMSNLYGIQISSQLANKEGPGVPKTTTVSRGAPEDGRSSGRGGRSHTQLSLTVGLEGVPSDRQASALRNVCSVASGDDSDISTRIKQERVEEEEGEDGEEGPGAGSPSPAQGSSPSRSLFKDRPLVLLCPRCGERCSSPEGLREHLFSHALNPARLMEGLSHTGVEEGPAAGQEQLDAGCLEEALRQSQVLANQLAAELRRSRGGGESSPTPAILHSRKRKIACAVCSLRFSHKSQLQEHMYTHTGKPSRYHRYNRLCSQLFQASAHFCEGTTEPGGGGGVSAGSAALSEEANRDTQDNGSSCYSLDSEISQESVDGMPVE; encoded by the exons ATGGAGGTGTCGTCTCACAgcctcttcctgctgcagcagctcaacGTTCAGAGAGAGTTTGGCTTCCTGTGCGACTGTACCGTTGCCATTGGAAACGTCTACTTCAAAGCTCATCGCGCCGTGTTGGCTGCGTTCTCCAACTACTTCAAGATGATCTTCATCCACCAGTCCAG CGAGTGTATAAAGATCCAGCCCACCGACATCCAGCCGGATGTTTTCAGCTACCTGCTGCACATCATGTACACCGGCCTGTGTCCCAAACAGCCAGTGGACCAGGGACGCCTGCAGGATGGCATCAAGTTCCTCCACGCCTACCAGCTGTGCCGCAAACCAGATGAGGGCGCTGCCGATGCCACGTCCGATGTGGTGCGCATGTCCAACTTGTATGGCATCCAGATCTCCTCGCAGCTAGCCAACAAGGAGGGGCCCGGCGTCCCCAAGACCACAACTGTGTCACGTGGCGCTCCCGAGGACGGTCGTTCCTCTGGTCGGGGGGGGCGGTCTCACACGCAGCTGTCTCTCACCGTTGGACTGGAGGGGGTCCCATCAGACCGTCAGGCCTCAGCCCTACGCAACGTCTGCTCAGTGGCATCTGGAGACGACTCGGACATCTCAACTCGCATCAAGCaggagagggtggaggaggaggagggggaggacgGCGAGGAGGGTCCAGGGGCAGGGTCTCCTTCTCCGGCTCAGGGCAGCAGTCCCAGTCGGAGTCTCTTTAAAGACCGGCCCCTGGTCCTGCTGTGCCCCCGCTGCGGCGAGCGATGCTCATCGCCTGAGGGCCTGCGGGAGCACCTGTTCAGCCACGCCCTCAACCCTGCCCGCCTGATGGAGGGGCTGTCACACACTGGTGTGGAGGAGGGGCCGGCAGCTGGCCAAGAGCAGCTTGACGCAGGATGTTTAGAGGAGGCGCTCAGGCAGAGCCAGGTGTTGGCCAATCAACTGGCtgctgagctgaggaggagtcGGGGAGGCGGGGAGAGCAGCCCCACTCCTGCCATCTTACATTCCCGTAAACGGAAGATCGCCTGCGCCGTCTGCAGCCTTCGCTTCTCCCACAAGAGCCAGCTGCAGGAGCACATGTACACCCACACTGGCAAACCGTCACGCTACCACCGCTACAACCGCCTCTGCAGCCAGCTCTTTCAGGCCTCCGCCCACTTCTGCGAGGGCACCACAGAACCAGGAGGAGGGGGCGGAGTCTCGGCCGGCAGTGCTGCACTCTCAGAGGAGGCCAACAGGGACACTCAAGACAACGGAAGCTCCTGCTACTCGCTGGACTCTGAGATCTCCCAGGAGAGCGTTGACGGTATGCCTGTGGAGTGA